In a single window of the Methanomassiliicoccus sp. genome:
- a CDS encoding 30S ribosomal protein S9, with product MADVVNTSGKRKEAVARCVVSTGTGKVRINNVPIEIFTPELARLKIMEPMALAGDKAFKVDVSVNVAGGGFMGQAEASRTAIAKGLVDFLKDEELEKLFKDYDRSLLISDPRRKLPKKPLGRGARKKRQKSYR from the coding sequence ATGGCAGATGTGGTTAACACCAGCGGCAAGAGGAAGGAGGCCGTGGCCCGGTGCGTCGTGAGCACCGGTACCGGCAAGGTCAGGATCAACAACGTCCCGATCGAGATCTTCACTCCCGAGCTCGCCCGCCTCAAGATCATGGAGCCCATGGCCCTTGCTGGCGACAAGGCCTTCAAGGTCGATGTCTCCGTGAACGTCGCGGGCGGCGGGTTCATGGGCCAGGCCGAGGCATCGCGCACCGCGATCGCCAAGGGCCTAGTGGACTTCCTCAAGGACGAGGAACTGGAGAAGCTGTTCAAGGACTATGACCGCTCGCTTCTGATCAGCGACCCCCGCAGGAAGCTTCCGAAGAAGCCCCTGGGACGCGGCGCCAGGAAGAAGAGGCAGAAATCCTACAGGTGA
- a CDS encoding CxxC-x17-CxxC domain-containing protein, whose translation MYGNKRQGGYSREPREMHDAVCSDCGAKTQVPFKPTEGRPVYCRDCFQKHKPKDRF comes from the coding sequence ATGTACGGAAACAAGAGACAGGGCGGCTACAGCCGCGAACCCCGTGAAATGCATGACGCAGTATGCTCCGACTGTGGAGCCAAGACCCAGGTACCGTTCAAGCCGACCGAGGGCAGGCCGGTTTACTGCAGGGACTGCTTCCAGAAGCACAAGCCGAAGGACAGGTTCTAA
- a CDS encoding 50S ribosomal protein L18e codes for MKKTVKTDPNLVALISDLKRESREKDTAIWRDIALRLEKPSKNWAEVNLSKLERYANEGDVIVVAGKVLGAGSLKKKVTVAAFKFSESASAAIEKAGGKKMTITELVADNPSGNGVRIMG; via the coding sequence ATGAAGAAGACAGTAAAGACGGACCCTAACCTGGTGGCCCTCATCAGCGACCTGAAGAGGGAGTCCCGGGAGAAGGACACCGCCATCTGGCGAGACATTGCTCTGCGCTTGGAGAAGCCCAGCAAGAACTGGGCCGAAGTCAACCTGAGCAAGTTGGAAAGGTATGCGAACGAGGGCGATGTCATCGTCGTCGCCGGCAAGGTACTGGGCGCCGGGAGCCTAAAGAAGAAGGTTACCGTGGCCGCGTTCAAGTTCTCCGAATCCGCTTCGGCGGCGATCGAGAAGGCCGGTGGCAAGAAGATGACCATCACCGAGTTGGTCGCCGATAACCCGTCCGGTAACGGCGTCAGGATCATGGGGTGA
- a CDS encoding 50S ribosomal protein L13, giving the protein MAIVINAEGHILGRLSTNVAKRLLNGEDVVIVNAEKAIITGNRDDVFENYTAKYKRGKQINGPFFPKRADLILKRTVRGMIPFKTSHGREVYRHLKVFVGVPKDMAAAKMEKVENATNLWTDKYVTLGEVAEHLGSRLR; this is encoded by the coding sequence ATGGCCATTGTGATCAACGCGGAAGGCCACATCCTTGGTCGGCTCAGCACCAACGTCGCCAAGCGCCTCCTGAACGGAGAGGATGTCGTCATCGTCAACGCCGAGAAGGCGATCATCACCGGCAACCGGGACGATGTGTTCGAGAACTACACTGCCAAGTACAAGAGGGGTAAGCAGATCAACGGGCCGTTCTTCCCCAAGAGGGCCGACCTGATTCTCAAGCGGACCGTGCGCGGCATGATCCCCTTCAAGACCTCCCATGGCAGGGAAGTTTACAGGCACCTCAAGGTGTTCGTCGGTGTGCCCAAGGACATGGCAGCTGCCAAGATGGAAAAGGTGGAGAACGCTACCAACCTGTGGACCGACAAGTATGTCACCCTAGGCGAAGTGGCTGAGCACCTGGGATCGAGGCTGAGGTGA
- a CDS encoding DNA-directed RNA polymerase subunit N: protein MIIPVRCFTCGKVIGGVYQTYLKRVQLGEDPQQVLDDLGLQRYCCRRMIVAHADLVDEVIPLG, encoded by the coding sequence ATGATCATCCCAGTACGGTGCTTCACTTGCGGCAAGGTCATAGGGGGCGTCTATCAGACGTACCTCAAGCGGGTGCAGCTGGGGGAGGACCCCCAGCAGGTGCTCGACGACCTGGGGCTACAGCGCTATTGCTGCCGCCGCATGATCGTCGCGCACGCTGACCTCGTTGACGAGGTCATCCCGCTGGGCTGA
- a CDS encoding FprA family A-type flavoprotein — MKAVEIVKGVYWVGAIDWNIRDYHGYTLPGTTYNAYLVVGDKIALIDSAYPGFDEQVIERVRSVVDPQKIDYIIGNHVELDHSGTLPALTKMLPGVPICCTAKGKAGFLRHYDAQDWNFKVVKSGETLDLGGKTLAFLEAPLLHWPDSMFTYLVEEKILFPNDAFGQHIASSERFDDELGRDESLKQAKKFYGNLIVPLAPRVLKKLDEVGSLGLDVNMIAPSHGVIWRSYAGDILSSYIKWSKGESKNKVTIVYDTMHGSTGKMAQAFAEGIMQEGVEVKVCLLKDGKTEGTHRSNIMAEILDSKAVLVGSPNLQGQLYPSVADFLAYLKGLKPGKLGQKKLGFAFGSHGGSMSAIKAITADLRSAGIDVVNDGLGVNYRPDEREIRQCTEMGRELAQKVKAM; from the coding sequence ATGAAGGCGGTGGAGATTGTCAAGGGAGTGTACTGGGTAGGGGCTATCGACTGGAACATCCGCGACTATCACGGGTATACTCTGCCAGGGACGACGTATAATGCCTACTTGGTGGTGGGGGACAAGATCGCGCTTATCGACAGCGCCTATCCTGGCTTCGATGAGCAGGTCATCGAAAGGGTCCGGTCGGTGGTCGATCCCCAGAAGATTGACTACATCATCGGCAACCATGTGGAATTGGATCACTCGGGGACACTGCCGGCCCTCACCAAGATGCTGCCCGGCGTCCCCATTTGCTGCACGGCTAAGGGTAAGGCCGGTTTCCTGAGGCACTATGATGCTCAAGACTGGAACTTCAAGGTGGTTAAGAGCGGGGAGACCCTGGACCTGGGAGGAAAGACCCTGGCCTTCCTGGAAGCACCTCTCCTGCACTGGCCCGACAGCATGTTCACATACTTGGTGGAAGAGAAGATACTATTCCCCAATGACGCCTTCGGTCAGCACATCGCCTCTTCGGAGAGGTTCGATGACGAGCTGGGCCGGGACGAATCGCTGAAGCAGGCCAAAAAGTTCTATGGCAACTTGATCGTTCCCCTGGCCCCCCGTGTGCTGAAGAAACTGGATGAGGTTGGTTCGCTGGGCCTCGATGTGAATATGATCGCCCCCAGCCATGGAGTCATCTGGCGCTCTTATGCAGGGGACATCCTGAGTTCATACATCAAGTGGAGCAAGGGCGAATCGAAGAACAAGGTGACCATTGTTTACGATACCATGCATGGCTCCACCGGCAAGATGGCTCAGGCCTTTGCCGAGGGAATCATGCAGGAGGGCGTTGAGGTCAAGGTATGTCTCCTGAAGGATGGTAAGACCGAAGGGACCCACCGCAGCAACATCATGGCTGAGATCCTCGATTCCAAGGCTGTGCTCGTCGGGTCCCCCAACCTTCAAGGCCAGCTATATCCATCGGTAGCGGACTTCCTAGCCTACCTGAAAGGGTTGAAACCTGGAAAGCTCGGCCAGAAGAAGCTGGGTTTCGCCTTCGGTTCCCATGGTGGGAGCATGAGCGCAATCAAGGCAATCACCGCTGACCTTCGGTCGGCGGGCATTGATGTGGTCAATGATGGTCTTGGGGTCAACTACAGGCCTGACGAACGGGAGATCCGACAGTGCACGGAAATGGGCAGGGAGCTTGCCCAGAAGGTCAAAGCCATGTAA
- a CDS encoding FkbM family methyltransferase, whose translation MTPTIRRRLNDMITGKPFEGPVRNAYSLVYSYYTQDPNFYYDKQARKIMSQVLKRDSNCLDVGANEGVFLKDMLKFAPQGNHIAIEPIPELASRLEEKYPQVEVHECALSNMTGTSTFQLVTNNPGYSGLRRRHYDFGEPIIREITVRTRTLDDIYPEDRPLQFVKIDVEGAEYLVVQGGRKTLERTRPFIVFEHGRGAADYYEVLPEQVYDLLVDDCGLEISIMEDWLKGEPSLDRESFVDQFDNVTNYYFLAHP comes from the coding sequence GTGACACCGACGATACGCCGACGCCTCAATGACATGATAACCGGCAAGCCATTCGAGGGGCCGGTCAGGAATGCGTACAGTCTAGTATACAGCTATTATACCCAGGACCCTAACTTCTACTATGACAAGCAGGCTCGGAAGATAATGTCTCAGGTGCTGAAGAGGGATTCCAATTGCCTCGACGTGGGGGCCAATGAAGGCGTCTTCCTCAAGGACATGCTGAAGTTCGCGCCACAGGGGAACCATATAGCAATAGAGCCCATTCCCGAACTGGCCAGCCGGCTGGAGGAGAAATACCCGCAGGTTGAAGTCCACGAGTGTGCCCTCTCCAACATGACTGGAACCTCGACCTTCCAGCTGGTCACCAACAACCCCGGGTACTCTGGCCTTCGCCGGCGGCACTACGACTTCGGAGAACCGATCATCCGGGAGATAACGGTGCGGACGAGGACCTTGGATGACATCTATCCGGAGGACCGCCCACTACAGTTCGTCAAGATCGACGTCGAGGGAGCGGAGTACCTGGTGGTCCAGGGAGGAAGGAAGACGCTGGAGCGGACCCGTCCTTTCATCGTCTTTGAGCACGGGCGGGGGGCTGCCGATTACTACGAGGTCCTGCCCGAGCAGGTATACGATCTCCTGGTGGACGATTGCGGTCTGGAGATATCGATCATGGAGGACTGGTTGAAGGGCGAGCCCTCCCTGGATAGAGAGAGCTTCGTGGACCAGTTCGACAACGTGACGAACTACTACTTCCTGGCCCATCCCTGA
- a CDS encoding V4R domain-containing protein — translation MMAKRGRQADRVADMFSTPGGIKTVNSQVRMDILAMLLKREMSFDELVTALGKAKSTISVHLKGLTEDGIIGSREDPDDARKKIFFIRSSYLGRLSKRKKVDRDMEAYISSYALGAGDPFTFFRLMFRTFRISLLDEGIDIDPVLHDAGMKMGGALYRQVADPELDGLIDNLAAFWKAQSLGRIEVESIEPLNIRIYDCYECQDLPPLGRPACAFDSGILESVFSDHFGSKMSAVETHCYAMGDDHCRFEVRKVA, via the coding sequence ATGATGGCGAAGCGAGGACGGCAGGCAGACCGGGTAGCAGATATGTTCTCCACCCCCGGGGGGATAAAGACAGTAAACAGCCAGGTCCGCATGGACATACTCGCCATGCTTCTCAAGCGTGAGATGAGCTTCGACGAGCTGGTTACCGCCCTGGGCAAGGCTAAGTCCACGATCTCAGTCCATCTCAAGGGCCTGACCGAGGATGGGATTATCGGATCCAGGGAGGATCCCGATGACGCCAGGAAGAAGATATTTTTCATCAGGTCAAGCTATCTCGGGCGCTTGTCCAAGAGGAAGAAGGTGGACCGGGACATGGAGGCGTACATATCCAGCTATGCCCTCGGCGCCGGTGATCCTTTCACCTTCTTCCGCCTCATGTTCCGAACCTTCAGGATATCGCTGCTCGATGAGGGCATAGACATCGACCCGGTGCTCCACGACGCGGGTATGAAGATGGGCGGGGCGCTGTACCGCCAAGTAGCCGATCCTGAGCTGGACGGCCTCATCGATAACCTGGCCGCCTTTTGGAAGGCTCAGAGTCTTGGTCGGATCGAGGTGGAGAGTATCGAGCCGCTGAACATTCGTATCTACGATTGCTACGAATGTCAAGATCTCCCCCCACTGGGTCGGCCAGCATGTGCTTTCGACTCCGGCATCCTGGAAAGCGTGTTCTCGGACCATTTCGGTTCCAAGATGAGCGCTGTCGAGACACACTGCTATGCTATGGGCGACGACCACTGCCGGTTCGAGGTACGGAAGGTGGCATGA